The proteins below come from a single Pseudochaenichthys georgianus chromosome 14, fPseGeo1.2, whole genome shotgun sequence genomic window:
- the pou4f4 gene encoding brain-specific homeobox/POU domain protein 3-like: MMSMNSKQPFSMHPILHEPKYNPLHSSSEAIRRACLPGQSLQGNIFAGFDETLLQRAEALAAVDIVAQKSHPFKPDATYHTMTTMTSMACTPNSSSGHLHHPSVLSSHHHPGHHQSAQVLDGDLLDHLTPGISLGGMSGSDVCSSASHQAHAAHMSAINQHMQHHHHQQSMNMHQHALSHSSLGSGGLDSEPDPRELESFAERFKQRRIKLGVTQADVGSALANLKIPGVGCLSQSTICRFESLTLSHNNMVALKPILEAWLEEAERAQREKMNKPEIFSSGDKKRKRTSIAAPEKRSLEAYFAVQPRPSSEKIAAIAEKLDLKKNVVRVWFCNQRQKQKRMKFSATH, encoded by the exons ATGATGTCCATGAACAGCAAGCAGCCTTTCAGTATGCACCCCATCCTCCACGAGCCCAAATACAACCCTCTGCACAGCAGCTCCGAGGCCATCCGCAGGGCCTGCCTGCCCGGACAATCG CTGCAGGGCAACATCTTCGCCGGCTTCGATGAGACTCTGCTGCAGAGAGCCGAGGCTCTGGCCGCGGTGGACATCGTGGCCCAGAAGAGCCACCCGTTCAAACCAGACGCCACCTACCACACCATGACCACCATGACCAGCATGGCCTGCACCCCCAATTCCTCCTCCGGGCACCTGCACCACCCCTCCGTGCTCAGCTCGCACCACCACCCGGGACACCACCAGTCCGCGCAGGTTCTGGATGGAGATCTGCTGGACCACCTCACGCCGGGGATCTCCCTGGGAGGCATGTCCGGCTCGGACGTCTGCTCCTCGGCCTCGCACCAAGCGCACGCGGCCCACATGTCGGCCATCAACCAGCACATgcagcaccaccaccaccagcagTCCATGAACATGCACCAGCACGCGCTGTCCCACAGCTCCCTGGGGTCCGGCGGCTTAGATTCAGAGCCAGACCCCCGGGAGCTGGAGTCTTTCGCGGAGAGGTTCAAACAAAGGCGGATCAAACTCGGGGTGACACAGGCAGACGTGGGCTCCGCGCTCGCAAACCTTAAGATCCCCGGGGTCGGGTGTCTGAGCCAGAGCACCATCTGCAGGTTCGAGTCCCTGACGCTGTCGCACAACAACATGGTGGCCCTGAAGCCCATCTTGGAGGCCTGGCTGGAGGAGGCGGAGCGGGCGCAGAGGGAGAAGATGAACAAGCCGGAGATATTCAGCAGTGGGGATAAGAAGAGGAAAAGAACGTCAATTGCAGCCCCGGAAAAGCGTTCCTTGGAGGCTTATTTCGCCGTGCAGCCGAGGCCCTCGTCGGAGAAAATCGCAGCCATCGCGGAGAAGCTGGACCTGAAGAAGAACGTGGTCCGGGTTTGGTTTTGCAATCAGAGGCAAAAGCAGAAACGAATGAAGTTTTCTGCGACGCACTAG